One genomic window of Candidatus Pseudobacter hemicellulosilyticus includes the following:
- a CDS encoding TonB-dependent receptor, with protein sequence MRPVLVLLIASILCVPCIVVAQKRPAFIAGKVVDENERPLPNVSVLVLGRRSGVATTDSGTFRLQVPADKAFALVFSFTGYRTEQRNFLLNEGEEDYTVIRLERGSRQLDTVVVTDQRQRREAGLITLNPKHAINIPSPTGGIESLIKVFVGSNNELTSSYSVRGGNYDENLIYVNDFEIFRPYLVRSGQQEGLSFINPELARNVSFYNGGFQAKYGDKLSSVLDIQYKKPKQFGGSAYVSLLEQGLHLEGVSNDNKFTYLIGLRNRSNRNLLGSQETKGNYVPSSTDLQAQLTWQLSPKHALELLGNISQTKFTLTPEYSQLTSSVFSPFLSANLGLDIYFEGREEDRYRTNMIGLAFIQQPRSNLRLKWMVSRFENDEKESIDIMGAYLFGDRSFDKSQPDFGAITNPLGAGVFHNFARNKLNIGVWNASHKGSLDKGRHFIQWGQSIEQQTISDKLSEWEYQDSAGYSVPYTPDLLQLNKVIRSTANLDITRFSGYVQDNILLHDSADFTLQAGLRYNYNTLNKEFLLSPRIGFSWRPGHWERDVVFRGAVGLYQQPPFYRELRRYDGTINEDLKAQKSWQVAGGLDYSFQSGSRPFRFTAEAYYKRMWDVVPYDVDNVRLRYFGENQARAYATGLEMRLFGELVKDAESWLSLGFMRTRENLDNDTYYNYTLDENNQPVDSSLQQGGWLRRPTDRLVTLGLFLQDYLSTNKNFKVYLNLLYGSNLPYNIPNSVKYRNALHIDPYIRIDIGFSALLLDSDKSNRRSHNPFRNFENIWATLEVFNLIDRDNTISYLLIKDFSNTVFAMPNRLTPRLLNVKLVARF encoded by the coding sequence TTGAGACCAGTACTCGTCTTATTGATTGCGTCCATTCTATGTGTACCCTGTATTGTTGTTGCCCAGAAAAGACCGGCTTTTATTGCTGGTAAAGTGGTGGATGAAAACGAAAGACCGCTGCCCAATGTCTCCGTCCTGGTGCTTGGCCGCCGCTCCGGCGTAGCCACTACCGATTCCGGGACCTTCCGCCTGCAGGTACCGGCCGACAAAGCCTTTGCCCTGGTCTTCAGTTTTACCGGCTACCGCACCGAACAGCGCAATTTCCTGCTCAACGAAGGCGAAGAAGACTACACCGTTATCCGACTGGAAAGAGGCAGCCGCCAGCTGGACACCGTGGTGGTCACTGACCAGCGCCAGCGCCGCGAGGCCGGCCTCATCACCCTCAACCCCAAACACGCCATCAATATCCCCTCACCTACCGGCGGCATAGAAAGTCTTATCAAGGTATTTGTAGGCTCCAACAACGAGCTGACCTCCTCCTATTCCGTCCGCGGGGGTAACTACGACGAGAACCTGATCTATGTAAACGATTTCGAGATCTTCCGCCCTTACCTGGTGCGCAGCGGCCAGCAGGAAGGCCTCAGTTTTATCAATCCCGAACTGGCCCGCAATGTCAGCTTCTACAATGGCGGCTTCCAGGCAAAATATGGCGACAAGCTCTCTTCTGTCCTGGATATCCAGTATAAAAAGCCAAAGCAGTTCGGCGGCTCGGCCTATGTCAGCCTGCTGGAACAGGGCCTGCACCTGGAAGGCGTCAGCAATGATAATAAGTTCACGTACCTTATCGGCCTGCGCAACCGCAGCAACCGCAACCTGCTGGGCAGCCAGGAAACAAAAGGCAACTATGTTCCTTCTTCCACCGATCTCCAGGCACAGCTTACCTGGCAGCTCAGCCCAAAACATGCGCTGGAACTGCTGGGCAATATCTCCCAGACCAAATTCACACTGACGCCCGAATACAGCCAGCTTACCTCTTCCGTATTCTCCCCCTTCCTCAGCGCCAACCTGGGCCTCGATATATATTTTGAAGGCCGGGAAGAGGACCGCTACCGGACCAATATGATCGGCCTGGCCTTTATCCAGCAGCCACGCAGCAACCTGCGCCTGAAGTGGATGGTCAGCCGGTTTGAGAACGACGAAAAAGAGTCCATCGATATCATGGGGGCCTACCTCTTTGGCGACCGCTCCTTTGATAAAAGCCAGCCCGATTTCGGGGCCATTACCAACCCGCTCGGCGCCGGCGTCTTCCATAATTTTGCCCGTAATAAACTTAATATCGGCGTCTGGAATGCTTCTCACAAAGGCAGCCTGGACAAGGGCCGGCATTTTATCCAATGGGGCCAGAGCATTGAACAGCAGACCATCAGCGACAAGCTCAGCGAATGGGAATACCAGGATTCCGCTGGCTACAGCGTGCCCTATACGCCTGATCTCCTGCAGCTGAATAAAGTGATCCGCTCCACTGCCAACCTGGACATCACGCGCTTCTCCGGTTATGTGCAGGACAATATCCTGCTGCATGATTCGGCCGATTTCACCCTGCAGGCCGGCCTGCGGTATAATTACAATACACTCAACAAGGAGTTCCTGCTGTCGCCACGTATCGGTTTTTCCTGGCGGCCCGGTCACTGGGAAAGGGATGTGGTGTTCCGCGGTGCTGTAGGTCTGTACCAGCAACCTCCTTTCTACCGGGAGCTGCGCCGCTATGATGGCACCATCAATGAAGACCTGAAGGCGCAGAAAAGCTGGCAGGTGGCGGGTGGACTGGATTATAGTTTCCAGTCGGGCAGCCGGCCTTTCCGCTTCACTGCCGAAGCCTATTACAAAAGGATGTGGGATGTGGTGCCCTATGATGTGGACAATGTCCGGTTAAGGTATTTTGGGGAGAACCAGGCCAGGGCCTATGCCACGGGACTGGAGATGCGCCTCTTCGGCGAGCTGGTGAAAGATGCAGAAAGCTGGCTCAGCCTGGGTTTCATGCGCACCCGTGAAAACCTGGATAATGATACCTATTACAACTATACGCTGGATGAGAACAACCAGCCGGTAGACAGCAGCCTGCAGCAGGGTGGCTGGCTGCGCCGTCCCACCGACAGGCTGGTGACCCTGGGCCTGTTCCTCCAGGACTATCTCTCCACCAATAAAAATTTCAAGGTCTACCTCAACCTGCTCTATGGCAGTAACCTGCCCTATAATATTCCCAACAGCGTCAAGTACCGCAACGCCCTGCATATTGATCCCTATATCCGCATTGATATTGGTTTCAGTGCGCTGCTGCTGGATTCCGATAAGAGCAACCGCCGCAGTCATAACCCCTTCCGGAACTTTGAGAATATCTGGGCCACGCTGGAGGTCTTCAACCTGATTGATCGCGACAATACCATTTCCTATCTGCTCATCAAGGATTTTTCCAACACGGTCTTTGCCATGCCCAACCGGCTGACGCCAAGATTGCTGAATGTAAAGCTGGTTGCCAGGTTTTAA
- a CDS encoding pyridoxine 5'-phosphate synthase: MTSLSVNINKFATLRNSRGGNNPDVTKAAIDAQLFGAQGVTVHPRPDERHIRYSDVHSIKKIITTEFNIEGNCREQKFIDLVLETKPDQVTLVPDAEGQLTSDHGWDTIKHKDYLTETIAIFKNAGIRVSIFVDPVVEMVNGAAETGTDRIELYTEGYATRYLQDRAKAIAPYITAAKRANELNMGINAGHDLDLNNLAYFAKHIPGLLEVSIGHALVCDAIYLGYENTIQLYKRQLQTAQ, translated from the coding sequence ATGACCAGCTTAAGCGTAAATATCAACAAATTCGCCACCCTGCGTAACAGCCGCGGCGGTAACAATCCGGACGTAACAAAAGCAGCTATTGACGCGCAGCTCTTCGGGGCACAGGGCGTAACCGTTCACCCCCGCCCGGACGAACGCCATATCCGTTACAGCGATGTCCACTCCATCAAAAAGATCATCACCACTGAATTCAATATTGAAGGCAATTGCCGCGAACAGAAATTCATTGACCTGGTCCTGGAAACCAAACCTGACCAGGTGACGCTTGTCCCCGATGCAGAAGGACAACTCACTTCAGACCACGGCTGGGATACCATCAAACACAAAGACTACCTCACAGAGACCATCGCCATTTTTAAAAATGCCGGTATCCGCGTGTCCATCTTTGTAGATCCCGTAGTGGAAATGGTGAACGGCGCCGCTGAAACCGGCACCGACCGTATTGAACTCTATACCGAAGGCTATGCCACCCGCTACCTCCAGGACAGGGCAAAAGCCATTGCCCCCTATATTACCGCCGCCAAACGCGCCAACGAACTGAACATGGGCATCAACGCCGGGCACGACCTGGACCTCAATAACCTTGCTTATTTTGCAAAGCATATCCCCGGCCTGCTGGAAGTATCCATTGGCCACGCCCTGGTCTGTGACGCCATTTACCTGGGGTATGAGAATACGATACAGCTGTATAAACGACAACTGCAGACAGCGCAGTAA
- a CDS encoding type II toxin-antitoxin system RelE/ParE family toxin, whose product MNERFDVVFLEDAKLFLDKLASSTRTKILFNIRKAQLLNDAELFKKLTMEIWEFRTLFNRQCYRIFAFWDKRHKPHALVVCTHGIHKTSRRTPEKDLKKAIALRSQYFNNN is encoded by the coding sequence ATGAATGAAAGATTTGATGTGGTCTTCCTGGAAGACGCCAAGCTTTTTTTGGACAAACTGGCCAGCAGCACAAGAACAAAGATCCTTTTCAACATTCGGAAAGCACAGCTATTGAATGATGCGGAGCTATTCAAAAAACTAACAATGGAGATCTGGGAGTTCAGGACCCTTTTCAACAGGCAATGCTACAGGATCTTTGCTTTTTGGGACAAACGCCACAAGCCGCATGCCCTCGTGGTCTGTACCCATGGCATTCATAAAACATCACGCAGAACACCGGAAAAAGACCTGAAGAAGGCTATTGCACTCCGGTCACAGTACTTCAACAATAACTGA
- a CDS encoding thiamine-binding protein, with protein sequence MHQYLINASIQIVPIVLDKHPYEWVDEAIAIIQESGIRYEVGPFATVLEGSYEEVFKVIHAVNGHLYAKGCAEWISNLQIQVRSAGPVTGDEKTEKFKNQGAPSLSSGE encoded by the coding sequence ATGCACCAGTACCTCATCAATGCCAGTATCCAGATAGTACCGATTGTGCTCGACAAACATCCCTATGAATGGGTGGATGAGGCCATTGCCATCATCCAGGAGTCGGGCATCCGGTATGAAGTTGGCCCTTTTGCCACGGTGCTGGAAGGCAGTTATGAGGAAGTGTTCAAAGTGATCCATGCGGTTAACGGGCACCTGTATGCGAAGGGTTGCGCCGAATGGATCAGCAACCTGCAGATACAGGTACGCAGCGCCGGCCCGGTAACAGGCGACGAGAAAACAGAGAAATTCAAAAATCAGGGTGCACCGTCGCTCTCCTCCGGCGAGTGA
- a CDS encoding DUF952 domain-containing protein, producing the protein MPIIYHITSAPDWNEQKGSGLYASSSLKEEGFIHCSQEGQVAGVLDRYFKDRTGLVKLSIDTERLRSQLIYEWSPSIADTFPHIYGPINTDAVTAVDPL; encoded by the coding sequence ATGCCCATTATTTATCATATCACCAGCGCCCCCGACTGGAACGAGCAGAAAGGCTCCGGCCTGTATGCCTCCTCCTCCCTGAAAGAAGAAGGATTTATCCATTGCTCCCAGGAAGGCCAGGTGGCCGGCGTACTGGACCGCTATTTTAAGGACCGCACCGGCCTGGTGAAGCTCAGCATTGATACGGAACGGCTGCGGAGCCAGCTGATCTATGAATGGTCTCCGTCCATTGCCGATACCTTTCCGCATATTTATGGTCCTATCAATACAGATGCTGTTACAGCTGTTGATCCCCTCTAA
- a CDS encoding Fic family protein has translation MVIEEFKAGNFIKQETGYKGFIPNEINQTYTWLDPTINILLEQATLQLGKLNSFSQFVPDIDLFIQMHVIKEATESSRIEGTQTNLEEALMKQQDVDPEKRNDWQEVNNYIKALNYAIDRLNTLPLSSRLLKETHKILLDDVRGEHKLPGEFRSSQNWIGGASINDAVFVPPPHHEVSRLMGDLEKFLHNDQATVPHLIRIALIHYQFETIHPFLDGNGRIGRLLITLYLISNNIIDKPILYLSEFFEQHKGLYYDNLMAVRRNNDLTQWIRFFLEAVNQTCEVAAQSLQNIMRLRQDCEGNRIIGLGRKAINGKKMLDYLYTQPIVTAQAVSEKLDISQVTTYKLIDAFVKVGILKEATGFKRNRLFIFQEYLSIFKRNERTVVF, from the coding sequence ATGGTGATTGAGGAGTTTAAAGCAGGAAACTTTATCAAGCAAGAAACCGGATATAAGGGCTTCATTCCTAATGAAATAAACCAGACATATACTTGGTTGGACCCGACAATAAACATCTTACTGGAACAGGCAACTTTGCAATTGGGGAAATTGAACAGCTTTTCCCAATTTGTTCCGGACATAGATCTATTTATACAGATGCATGTCATTAAGGAAGCAACGGAAAGTAGTAGAATAGAAGGAACACAAACTAACCTCGAAGAGGCCTTGATGAAACAACAGGATGTAGACCCGGAAAAAAGAAACGATTGGCAGGAAGTTAATAACTATATAAAGGCTTTGAATTATGCCATCGACAGGTTAAATACTTTGCCCTTATCTTCAAGATTGCTAAAAGAGACCCATAAAATCCTCCTGGATGACGTTCGGGGAGAACATAAATTACCCGGAGAATTCCGCAGTTCACAAAATTGGATAGGTGGCGCCAGTATCAACGATGCAGTTTTTGTGCCGCCACCGCATCATGAAGTCAGCAGATTGATGGGAGACCTGGAAAAATTCCTTCATAACGATCAGGCTACGGTACCACATTTAATCCGTATTGCTTTGATCCATTATCAATTTGAGACCATACACCCATTCCTGGATGGAAATGGCAGGATAGGACGATTGCTCATCACATTATATTTGATCAGTAATAATATAATAGACAAGCCGATACTTTATCTGTCTGAATTTTTCGAACAGCATAAAGGGCTGTACTATGATAATCTTATGGCCGTAAGGCGAAACAACGACCTGACTCAATGGATCAGGTTCTTTCTGGAAGCTGTTAACCAAACCTGTGAAGTCGCAGCGCAAAGCCTGCAAAATATCATGAGACTAAGGCAGGATTGCGAAGGAAATAGAATTATAGGGCTTGGTAGGAAAGCAATCAATGGAAAAAAGATGCTTGACTACTTATATACACAACCTATTGTTACAGCACAAGCTGTAAGTGAGAAATTAGACATTTCTCAGGTTACAACCTACAAACTGATCGATGCATTTGTAAAAGTGGGTATTTTGAAAGAAGCTACAGGATTTAAAAGGAACAGGCTGTTTATATTCCAGGAATATCTATCAATTTTTAAAAGAAACGAGAGAACTGTAGTGTTTTAA
- a CDS encoding septal ring lytic transglycosylase RlpA family protein, which yields MKNWALFVAFMIGLPLLVSAQAGQDSVSFTKKKKVARTQQGVASYYHNKFEGRKTANGEIFSQKKMTAACNTLPLNCWVKVTNIRNKRTVIVRITDRMHHMNSRLIDLSRSAALKLGYTGHGLTRVKVEYLGKQKPEGQEHE from the coding sequence ATGAAAAATTGGGCTCTCTTTGTAGCGTTCATGATCGGGTTACCTTTGCTGGTATCAGCACAGGCCGGTCAGGACAGCGTTTCCTTTACCAAAAAAAAGAAAGTGGCCAGGACCCAGCAGGGCGTGGCCAGTTATTACCACAACAAATTTGAAGGTCGAAAAACAGCCAATGGTGAGATCTTCTCCCAGAAAAAGATGACGGCAGCCTGTAATACGCTGCCACTGAACTGCTGGGTAAAAGTGACCAATATCCGAAATAAGCGGACCGTTATTGTGCGTATTACAGACCGCATGCACCATATGAATTCCCGGTTGATTGACCTGAGCCGGTCTGCGGCGCTGAAGTTGGGCTATACGGGGCATGGGCTGACGCGGGTGAAAGTGGAGTATTTGGGTAAACAGAAGCCGGAGGGGCAGGAGCATGAATAA
- a CDS encoding OmpA family protein, which translates to MKKMLLPLLSFVCLHSMVFGQNEYTQEPTLGVHFFYNDFYTAQQIRTTSLSAVFRNKEFGKIKNMSPGLAVNYIQGLNNTFDFTTMLAGSFVDYIRRDGSKYGKERFLLEGDVSIRAKMFPNKYVVSPYLQAGVGASMYQGTFGAFIPAGVGVQFNLFDAAYLLVNSQYRIPVSDAVNYHFFHSVGLASSIGKRKTAPVLLPPPPLPQPPKDTDGDGVVDSLDACPDVAGLAQFNGCPDTDGDGIPDKEDKCPNEKGVARYQGCPVPDTDGDGINDEEDKCPNEKGVARYQGCPIPDRDKDGVNDEEDKCPDLPGTRENNGCPEIKAEIKKRIDVAASNIFFATGSFKLLAKSNKSLDDVVKLLNEDANLKLDIEGHTDNTGQADKNQLLSESRAKAVYDYFVKKGVSAERLRSAGFGQDQPVADNKTAAGRAKNRRVELKLHYD; encoded by the coding sequence ATGAAGAAGATGTTACTTCCACTTCTCAGCTTTGTTTGCCTGCATTCAATGGTTTTTGGCCAGAACGAGTATACCCAGGAACCAACGTTGGGCGTTCATTTCTTTTACAATGATTTTTATACAGCCCAGCAGATCCGCACTACCTCGCTGAGTGCGGTATTCCGGAATAAGGAATTTGGGAAGATAAAGAACATGTCGCCCGGATTGGCGGTCAACTATATCCAGGGATTGAACAATACTTTTGATTTTACGACTATGCTGGCCGGCAGCTTTGTGGATTATATCCGCAGGGACGGCAGCAAATACGGCAAGGAGCGTTTCCTGCTGGAAGGGGATGTGTCCATCAGGGCCAAGATGTTCCCCAATAAATACGTTGTATCACCTTACCTGCAGGCCGGTGTGGGCGCTTCCATGTACCAGGGTACTTTCGGTGCTTTTATCCCCGCAGGAGTAGGTGTACAGTTCAATTTGTTTGATGCGGCCTACCTGCTGGTCAACTCCCAGTACCGCATACCTGTGAGTGATGCCGTGAACTATCATTTCTTCCATAGCGTGGGCCTGGCCAGCAGTATCGGCAAGCGTAAAACAGCGCCTGTGCTGTTACCGCCGCCGCCATTGCCACAGCCGCCGAAAGATACGGACGGTGATGGCGTGGTGGATAGCCTGGACGCCTGCCCGGATGTGGCCGGTCTGGCCCAGTTCAACGGCTGCCCGGACACAGATGGCGATGGCATCCCCGACAAGGAAGATAAATGTCCCAATGAAAAAGGCGTAGCGCGTTACCAGGGTTGCCCTGTGCCTGATACCGATGGTGATGGCATCAATGATGAAGAAGATAAATGCCCCAATGAGAAAGGTGTGGCCCGCTACCAGGGTTGTCCCATTCCGGACCGTGACAAGGACGGGGTGAATGATGAGGAAGACAAATGTCCTGATCTGCCGGGCACCAGGGAGAACAACGGCTGCCCTGAGATCAAAGCGGAAATAAAGAAACGCATTGATGTAGCCGCCAGCAATATCTTCTTTGCTACGGGCAGTTTCAAGCTGCTGGCTAAATCCAATAAGTCTTTGGATGATGTGGTCAAATTACTGAATGAAGATGCCAACCTCAAACTGGATATTGAAGGACATACCGATAATACCGGTCAGGCGGATAAGAATCAGCTGCTGAGCGAGAGCCGCGCCAAAGCCGTGTATGATTATTTTGTGAAGAAGGGCGTGTCTGCGGAGCGGCTGAGATCAGCCGGTTTTGGCCAGGACCAGCCGGTAGCGGATAATAAGACCGCGGCGGGAAGGGCTAAGAACAGGAGGGTGGAACTGAAGCTGCATTATGATTGA
- a CDS encoding chorismate synthase: protein MNAFGRIFRVTIFGESHGESVGVNIDGCPAGLPLGPEDFTTDIERRKGGQQKGTTPRKEDDIPLFRTGIFHNTTTGAPITILFDNKNTRSGDYEKQRDVPRPGHADLVAHQKFGGFEDFRGGGHFSGRLTVGLVAAGVIAKKLAALSNVQISATILEIGGETDTEKGLQKAIDAKDSVGGIVECRVSGLPAGLGEPFFDSAESLLSHAVFAIPAVRGIEFGTGFAAARMFGTEHNDPIEDMTGKTTTNHAGGIVGGITNGNELVFRIAIKPTSSTPKEQQTLNWNTNAIESFSVKGRHDLCIALRVPVVLEAVTAIVLADLLLLEQHIKRVL from the coding sequence ATGAACGCATTTGGACGCATCTTCAGGGTTACCATCTTTGGCGAATCGCATGGCGAAAGTGTAGGCGTCAATATTGACGGCTGCCCCGCCGGTCTCCCGCTGGGTCCTGAAGATTTCACCACCGATATTGAACGCCGTAAAGGTGGTCAGCAGAAAGGCACCACACCCCGCAAAGAGGATGATATTCCTTTGTTCAGGACCGGCATTTTTCACAATACCACTACCGGTGCGCCCATCACCATCCTGTTTGATAACAAGAATACCCGCTCCGGCGATTATGAAAAGCAGCGGGATGTACCAAGGCCCGGTCATGCCGACCTGGTAGCCCACCAGAAATTTGGCGGCTTCGAGGATTTCCGTGGCGGCGGCCATTTCAGCGGCCGTCTCACCGTTGGCCTGGTAGCCGCCGGGGTAATTGCCAAAAAGCTGGCGGCCCTCAGCAACGTACAGATCAGCGCTACCATCCTGGAAATAGGCGGGGAAACAGATACGGAGAAAGGCCTGCAGAAAGCCATTGATGCCAAGGACTCTGTAGGCGGCATTGTGGAATGCCGGGTCAGCGGCCTGCCCGCCGGCCTGGGCGAGCCCTTTTTTGATTCCGCTGAATCCCTGCTGAGCCATGCTGTTTTTGCCATTCCTGCCGTCCGGGGCATTGAATTTGGTACCGGCTTTGCCGCCGCCCGCATGTTTGGCACCGAACACAACGATCCCATTGAAGACATGACCGGCAAAACCACTACTAACCATGCCGGTGGCATTGTAGGCGGTATCACCAATGGCAATGAGCTGGTCTTCCGCATCGCCATCAAACCCACTTCTTCCACGCCCAAGGAACAGCAGACCCTGAACTGGAATACAAATGCTATAGAATCCTTCTCGGTAAAAGGCCGTCATGATCTCTGTATTGCCCTGCGGGTACCCGTGGTGCTGGAAGCTGTGACCGCCATTGTCCTGGCCGACCTTTTGCTGTTGGAACAGCATATAAAAAGAGTATTATAA
- a CDS encoding helix-turn-helix transcriptional regulator, whose translation MKKKTTLKTYSLETLTEQYVGKQGTPKRDAFEYELKLEMMGQAIKQARMERNLTQEELGQLVGVQKAQISRLENNFTNARLDTILKVFDALNARVNFRIELLNTRIRVS comes from the coding sequence ATGAAAAAGAAAACGACACTCAAAACCTACTCACTCGAAACGCTGACTGAACAGTACGTTGGGAAGCAGGGTACTCCAAAAAGGGACGCTTTTGAATACGAGCTGAAGCTGGAAATGATGGGACAGGCCATCAAACAGGCCAGGATGGAAAGAAACCTTACACAGGAAGAACTGGGCCAGTTAGTAGGCGTACAGAAGGCACAGATCTCCAGACTGGAGAACAATTTTACCAATGCCCGCCTGGACACCATCCTCAAAGTGTTTGACGCTCTGAACGCCAGGGTCAATTTCAGGATAGAGCTGCTGAACACCAGGATACGAGTATCCTGA
- a CDS encoding L,D-transpeptidase family protein, whose product MHKNAGRISYLSFFVLLFISCGQEAPKEKDIVEEPAAFEVRLADNIRSAMAYVLDNKGRLNDTVVLTENELVGRFYKDRDHQSLWCGRETWSPAGDALFSFIANSREYGLFPSDYHFRALSGIRQQIAMDSIARKNAALWSRGDILLTDAAVLLSKHLKRGHFSQDSISLKIDSALGEDFYLQVVGKLQQSANPALTFGELEPRQAGYDSLKAGLRYFLDSIRTFRRYTVLPFPVQDSVGFYKLLQRRLFEDDLLTSATEPLDTAAWRSVLGNYQQTKGLKVTGKINENTVASLNNTDWEKFKRVSITLDRYKLMTDTLPETYIWVNIPAYMLQVRDADSIALESRVIVGQSKTRTPYITSNVTNFITYPQWTVPYSIIFKEMIPKIRQNVDYLRKENLMVVDRNDSIIDPYTLNWEKLGKNNFPYLLKQRQGDDNSLGVLKFNFPNTHSVYLHDTNARWLFSRSGRALSHGCVRVKEFMKLADFLVRNDTIRYHPDTLRNWIKRQEKHTVSGFTRVPIYIRYFSCEGKNGKLKIYEDIYGEDKLLKERYFADKAIL is encoded by the coding sequence ATGCATAAGAACGCTGGCAGGATAAGCTATTTGTCTTTTTTTGTACTGCTCTTCATTTCCTGTGGCCAGGAGGCCCCTAAAGAAAAGGATATTGTTGAGGAACCGGCTGCTTTTGAAGTGCGGCTGGCAGACAATATCCGGTCGGCCATGGCCTATGTACTGGATAATAAGGGCCGGCTGAATGATACCGTAGTATTGACAGAGAACGAGCTGGTAGGCCGGTTCTACAAGGACCGGGATCACCAGTCGCTCTGGTGCGGCCGGGAGACCTGGTCGCCCGCCGGTGACGCCCTCTTCTCCTTTATTGCCAATTCCCGGGAATACGGGCTTTTTCCATCTGATTATCATTTCCGGGCCCTCAGTGGTATCCGCCAGCAGATAGCCATGGATTCCATTGCCCGGAAAAATGCGGCGCTCTGGTCGCGGGGGGATATCCTGCTGACAGATGCTGCCGTCCTGCTCAGCAAACACCTGAAGCGTGGCCATTTCAGCCAGGATTCCATCAGTCTCAAAATTGATTCTGCCCTGGGCGAAGATTTTTACCTCCAGGTAGTGGGCAAATTGCAGCAGTCGGCCAATCCTGCCCTTACGTTCGGGGAACTGGAGCCCAGACAGGCGGGTTATGATTCCCTGAAAGCCGGTCTCCGGTATTTCCTGGATTCCATAAGGACCTTCCGTCGTTACACCGTACTGCCTTTCCCGGTACAGGACTCTGTTGGTTTTTACAAATTACTGCAGCGCCGCCTTTTTGAGGACGACCTGCTTACTTCTGCTACCGAGCCCCTGGATACGGCCGCCTGGCGCAGTGTCCTGGGCAATTACCAGCAGACCAAAGGGCTCAAAGTGACCGGTAAGATCAATGAAAATACAGTGGCCAGTCTCAACAATACCGACTGGGAGAAATTCAAAAGGGTCTCTATCACCCTGGACCGCTATAAGCTGATGACGGATACGCTTCCGGAGACCTATATCTGGGTCAATATCCCTGCTTATATGCTACAGGTACGCGATGCCGATAGTATAGCGCTGGAGTCAAGGGTGATTGTGGGGCAAAGCAAGACCCGCACGCCTTACATCACTTCCAACGTCACCAATTTCATTACCTACCCGCAGTGGACGGTCCCCTATAGTATCATATTTAAGGAAATGATCCCCAAGATCCGCCAGAATGTGGATTACCTGCGCAAGGAAAACCTGATGGTGGTGGACAGGAATGATAGTATCATTGATCCTTATACGCTGAACTGGGAAAAGCTGGGCAAGAACAATTTTCCCTACCTGCTGAAGCAGCGGCAGGGCGACGATAATTCCCTGGGTGTGCTGAAATTCAATTTCCCCAATACGCATAGCGTGTACCTGCATGACACCAATGCCCGCTGGCTGTTCAGCAGGAGCGGAAGAGCGCTGAGCCATGGTTGTGTGCGGGTAAAGGAATTCATGAAGCTGGCTGATTTCCTGGTGCGGAACGATACCATCCGGTATCACCCGGATACACTGAGGAACTGGATCAAAAGGCAGGAGAAACATACCGTATCCGGATTCACCCGGGTGCCTATCTATATCCGTTATTTCTCATGTGAAGGAAAAAATGGAAAATTGAAAATTTATGAAGATATTTATGGAGAGGATAAGCTGTTGAAAGAAAGATACTTTGCTGATAAGGCTATCCTTTAA